The following are encoded in a window of Thamnophis elegans isolate rThaEle1 chromosome 14, rThaEle1.pri, whole genome shotgun sequence genomic DNA:
- the TRADD gene encoding tumor necrosis factor receptor type 1-associated DEATH domain protein — MADSIDEWVGCAYLFLQATLEGDSLPTLYSHPHHRFKIYQALKTALTDSVGFNRVDILKIQCSDNDLIVQLKFCKKENCRKFLQSYKNGNFHRALQLIINSCFPMPSLGLLKTELRAGADKLDSIIQEEERCLESISREKPDHLPDEAVTDLEERFKSFSFGRSASPPSGGPASGEMSLPTLNSVPPSFGPPEISKLSLVEEDTFFFRNQPFANRKINPDDHQTFAKLVSKKWKQVGRSLYLQTKCRALRDPFIDNLAVEYERDGLYEQAYQLLRRFIDSEGKKATIQCLVAALEDNGLINIAEELLGLHQSDL; from the exons ATGGCGGACAGCATAGATGAGTGGGTGGGCTGTGCTTACCTCTTTCTCCAAGCAACCTTGGAAGGTGACTCTCTACCTACACTCTACAGCCACCCACACCACAGGTTCAAGATATACCAAGCATTGAAGACCGCATTGACAG ATTCTGTGGGCTTTAATAGGGTGGATATTCTGAAGATCCAGTGTAGTGACAATGATTTGATCGTCCAGCTCAAATTCTGCAAGAAAGAGAACTGCAGAAAGTTCCTGCAAAGCTACAAGAATGGAAATTTTCACAGAGCTCTTCAGTTGATAATAAACTCCTGCTTCCCCATGCCCAGCCTAGGGTTACTCAAGACAGAACTGAGGGCTGGTGCCGACAAGTTGGATTCCATCATCCAAGAAGAAGAACGGTGTCTAGAAAGCATCTCTCGGGAGAAG CCGGATCATCTTCCAGACGAAGCAGTAACAGACCTGGAAGAACGTTTCAAGAGTTTTTCCTTTGGACGAAGTGCCTCTCCACCTTCGGGAGGGCCGGCCTCTGGAGAGATGTCCCTCCCCACTTTAAATTCCGTACCTCCATCTTTCGGGCCTCCGGAGATTTCAAAGCTTTCTTTGGTTGAAGAAGATACTTTCTTTTTCCGGAACCAGCCATTTG CCAACAGAAAAATCAACCCCGATGACCACCAGACGTTCGCCAAACTGGTATCCAAGAAGTGGAAACAGGTGGGCCGGTCCCTCTACCTGCAGACCAAATGCCGGGCCCTTCGGGACCCCTTCATCGATAACCTGGCCGTTGAGTACGAACGTGATGGGCTGTACGAACAAGCGTACCAGTTGCTACGCAGGTTTATTGACTCGGAGGGCAAGAAGGCCACCATCCAGTGCCTGGTGGCTGCCTTGGAAGACAATGGCCTCATCAACATAGCCGAAGAACTTTTGGGTCTCCACCAAAGtgacttgtga
- the B3GNT9 gene encoding UDP-GlcNAc:betaGal beta-1,3-N-acetylglucosaminyltransferase 9, which produces MMRVQLRSDAICTLCLGVALFTMLYSQLGHTSHRGEKAGGQKKTSTATHRDLRLPVFQKESNVESHVSQPRIISPMKDAMLEIEEDEVTQPALLTHSNFDFRLYLRNKDNRKFNLLINQPKKCTKSSERPFLLVAIKSLVEEFDRREIVRKTWGREGLVNGMQVQRVFLLGVPKNKTTLPTWEILVRQESQLYRDILLWDFLDTFFNLTLKEIHFLSWADEFCSRTKFIFKGDADVFVNMENIVNFLESCNPSEDLFVGDIIYNAQPIRIRKSKYYIPETMYGLGMYPAYAGGGGFLLSISTLKKLAQACTQVELFPIDDVFLGMCLQRINLKPVLHEGFKTFGIPQPSAAPNLQTFDPCFYKDLMVVHGLKIAEIWLMWNLLHNPRLSCAQNKQVRKAFRWKKTKDMAKNYGV; this is translated from the coding sequence ATGATGAGAGTTCAACTCAGGAGTGATGCGATCTGCACTCTTTGCCTGGGGGTAGCTCTTTTCACCATGCTCTATTCCCAACTGGGCCACACATCGCACAGAGGAGAAAAAGCAGGAGGCCAGAAAAAGACCTCAACCGCAACTCACAGGGATTTGCGCCTTCCCGTTTTCCAGAAAGAGTCAAACGTCGAGAGTCACGTGTCGCAGCCTAGAATTATCTCGCCTATGAAAGATGCCATGTTGGAAATCGAGGAAGACGAAGTCACACAACCGGCCCTCCTGACTCATTCCAACTTTGATTTCAGGCTTTACCTAAGGAACAAGGACAATAGGAAATTCAACCTTCTTATTAATCAGCCGAAGAAGTGCACGAAAAGCTCAGAGCGGCCTTTTTTGCTCGTTGCCATAAAATCGCTGGTTGAGGAGTTTGACCGCCGTGAAATCGTGCGCAAGACTTGGGGGAGGGAAGGCCTGGTGAACGGAATGCAGGTCCAAAGAGTTTTCCTCCTAGGAGTTCCCAAGAACAAGACGACGTTGCCAACTTGGGAGATTCTGGTCCGTCAAGAGAGCCAACTATACCGGGACATTTTGCTGTGGGACTTTCTGGATACTTTCTTCAACTTGACCTTGAAAGAGATCCATTTCCTAAGCTGGGCAGATGAATTTTGTTCCAGGACCAAGTTCATATTCAAAGGTGATGCTGATGTTTTCGTCAACATGGAGAACATTGTCAACTTCCTGGAAAGCTGCAATCCTTCCGAGGACCTCTTCGTCGGGGACATCATCTACAATGCCCAACCGATCCGAATCCGGAAAAGCAAGTACTATATTCCAGAAACGATGTATGGGCTAGGCATGTACCCAGCCTATGCCGGGGGCGGTGGGTTCTTGTTGTCCATTAGCACCTTGAAGAAACTTGCTCAAGCTTGTACTCAAGTGGAACTCTTCCCTATCGATGATGTCTTCTTGGGCATGTGCTTGCAACGGATCAACCTGAAGCCCGTCTTGCACGAAGGGTTCAAGACGTTTGGAAtaccccaaccttctgcagctccCAATCTGCAGACTTTTGATCCTTGTTTCTATAAAGACCTGATGGTCGTCCATGGTCTGAAGATAGCTGAAATCTGGTTAATGTGGAATCTCCTCCACAACCCACGTCTCTCTTGCGCCCAGAACAAGCAAGTAAGGAAAGCTTTCCGATGGAAGAAGACTAAAGACATGGCCAAAAATTATGGTGTCTAA